The Chitinimonas arctica region ACGTCACGCAGCTGTATCTGGATCTCGGTAAGAATCGTAAAAATTTCCCCTTGACCGCCAGTGGCAAACTGCCGCCGGTCCTGCCCATCGTGCTGTATAACGGCGAGCCTCGTTGGAACGCCCCGCTGGAACTGGAGGAATTGATCGAGCCTGGCCCCGGTCGCCTGCCGGATTTCCGGCCGCACATGCGCTACCTGGTATTGGACGAGCGCGCCATTCCGGAGGAAGATTTACAGAAGCTGAAGAGCGTGGCGGCAGCCATCTTTCGTTTGGAAAAGGCCCATGCGGCCGAGTGCGACGGCATCGTGCACGATCTGGCATGCTGCTTGGCTGCGCCGGAGCATGCGGAGCTGCGGAGGGATGTGAACGCCTGGATCACCAGGGTGCTGCTGCCTTCCAAGGCCTCGGAAATGGGCTGGCAGGATTGGAAACTGGACCGGGAAATCGATTTGGAAGGAGTCGCAACGATGTTGGCGAACAGAGCACAGCGCTGGAACCAGGAATTGTTACAAAAAGGGGAGGCACAAGGCCTCGAAAAAGGTCGTGAGGAAGGGCGTGAGGAAGGGCGGATCGAGGGCCAAGCCATGCTGCGCCATTTGCTCGTGCTCAGATACGGTCAACTACCGGATTGGGTGGAGATGCAGCTCAAGGAGGCAACGTTTGATCAGTTGAAAAGCTGGAGTGCGCAAATTTTTTCGGCCGCCACACTCAAAGATGTGTTCGGGCCACATTGAACATGGAATTTGTATGCGGCTTCATCGTATTGCCAGGTGCTACACACCTTGCAGCGCACCTTTTTTATTTTTGAACGTGTTGTGAACTTGCCTGGGTAATAGGGCGAAACACCATCTCAGCAAGGCCCCGCCAAGTAAAATAGAGATGCCAGATCAAGTGCTGGCAAGTCATTGTGTTTTCGGGTCAGACTCTTATACCCGTGCTTTCTAATTTCACAACCAGGCAAAGCGTATTGATTTGCCAAAGAAGATGAAAGGAGCAGCATTTCATGAGGAAAATGGGCGTGCTATCGCATATCTTTCGAGTGAATAACGCCGAAAATCCTGAAGCCTTGATCGGCATACTGGATGATCTGATGGTCTGTTTGGCGGCACCGAAGGAAGCTGCATTGCGACGAGACGTCACAACTTATATCAAGCTTACGATACCCGATAAATTTCCACAATTGAAATGGTCGGCCACCGAGCTGGACGCTATAACCGATTTACAAGGACTCGCAACGATGTTGGCAAATAATGTAAAACGCTGGACCACGGACTGGATACTACAGGGGAGGAAATACGGCCCAGCTAATATGCTGCGCCATTTACTCCTGCGCA contains the following coding sequences:
- a CDS encoding Rpn family recombination-promoting nuclease/putative transposase, translating into MRRKNDAAYKSMFSHSFVVKGFLHDFIREDWIAQLDFSSLERINGNYVNDHLREQMNDVVWKVRLADRELYICILIEFQSRIDHSMALRVANYVTQLYLDLGKNRKNFPLTASGKLPPVLPIVLYNGEPRWNAPLELEELIEPGPGRLPDFRPHMRYLVLDERAIPEEDLQKLKSVAAAIFRLEKAHAAECDGIVHDLACCLAAPEHAELRRDVNAWITRVLLPSKASEMGWQDWKLDREIDLEGVATMLANRAQRWNQELLQKGEAQGLEKGREEGREEGRIEGQAMLRHLLVLRYGQLPDWVEMQLKEATFDQLKSWSAQIFSAATLKDVFGPH